The following is a genomic window from Anaerolineales bacterium.
GCGTTCCTTCCTAACCCCGCGCAAAGCGGCTCGCTATGTGATAGAGTGTCGGCTTGAGCGTTTAGAGGAATTTCAGATTGGCGATCAAATCGAACTTCAAGACATCCTTGCTGCTTAGCCTGCTGGCCGCAGCCTTATTGCTCGTCACCACCCCAGCATTCGCCCAGGAAGAAGCAGAGGCGGAAGGGGTGCGCTATGTGGTGCAGCCCGGCGACACACTCTCCAGCATTTCTGTGCGTTTTGACGTGGCGCTCAATGAACTCATCGAGGCCAACAGCCTGATCAACCCCAACAGCCTGAATGTCGGCGATGTGCTGGTGATCCCTGGGATTGATTGGATCGAAGGCACCCTGGTCCTGCAGCCTCTGCCCATCGGCGAGGACTACGTCAGTTTAAAGCGCCGCTATCTGCTGAGCGACGCGGACATGGCCCGCCTCAACCGCTTCACCAGCACCAGCCCTGAGCAGATCTACACCGGCTTCCAAGTCATGCTGGCCACCGAGCACGGCGAGCTGACCGAGAGCGCCCGCGCCCTGGTGCGCCCGGGAATTTCGCTGCTGGAACTGGCCGCGGCTTCCGGCGACAGCCCCTGGGGTCTGGTGGCCGCCAACCAGTTGCCCGGCACCTGGGCTGCATTGCCTGGCGATGTGCTTTTCACGCCGGGGCGCCCCGGGAATGGCCCCGGGGGCTTGCCGGGTGAAGTTGCCAATCTGCAAATGGCGGCGCCGGGCTTTTTGCAAGGCGCCACCCTGCAGCTCAACTTTGATGCACCAACCGACCTCACCTTGAGCGGTGAGTTTGCCGGCTATCCGCTGCGCTTCTTCCGCTACGAAGACGCCTGGGTCAGCCTGCAAGGGATTCCGCTGGATGCGGTGGGCGAGCGCTACTCTCTGCAGCTTTCCGGCACCTTGCCGGATGGTTCGCCGTTCGCCTTTGCCCAGCCCGTGCGCGTGGCCAGCGCCGGCTATGAGCGGGCCAACCTGACTGTGCGGCCGGAACTTCTCGACGATCAGCTCAACGCCAGTGAGCTGGCCTATGTGGCTGAGATCATGTCGCAAGTCACGCCCGAACGGCTGTGGGAGCGCGGCTGGGGTTGGCCGCACGACCTGGTCAACGAGATCACCTCAGGTTTTGGCCTATTCCGCACCTACAACGGCGGCCTGGCCTCCAGTTACCATACCGGGGTGGACTTTGGCGGCGGCGCTTTGCTGGCCATCTACGCGCCTGCACCCGGACGGGTGGTCTTCGCTGGCCCGCTGGACATCCGCGGCAATGCCACCATTATCGATCATGGCTGGGGTGTGTTTACTGGCTATTGGCACCAGGCGGAGATCTATGTGAGCGTGGGCGATGTGGTTGAGCCGGGCCAGGTGCTGGGTATTGTCGGCGGTACCGGCCGCGTGAATGGCCCGCACCTGCATTGGGAGCTGTGGGTGGGTGGGGTGCCGGTCCAGCCTTTGGACTGGCTGGCCCGCACATACCCTTAGTCTTCGGCTTTGCCGAAATTGTCCCGGTAGATCTGGCGGGCGCGCACTTCGTGGCGTTCCGGGACAAAGATCTCGACTTCGGCCATATACCCGTGATGCAACCCATAGACATGGCCAATGCCCTCTTTGGTCAGCATGCAGGGGATCTCCTCAGCTTCCAGCAAACCGCGCAGCACCTCGGCCAGGATCGAGTCTTCCATCACGGCGATGCGGGTTAATTTGGGGTCGCGATTTGGCATTTGTCCTCTTGAGAAAGTTGCGGGCTCAGGTATAATATCGCCGCTTTGCTTCACAGTAGTGTAGTTCCGCTTCATTTTCCCACAATTCAAGTGCAGAGCGCATGAGCAGCCAGTCTTCTACTTTGTCTGCCCAGCAGCCCGCACTCGAGATGGATTGGGAGCAATTCAGCATTCGGTCAGCCGATCTCGAATTTCTCTCCGCATACCTGCTTGAAGAAGAAACGCCCCTCGGCCCAGAAGCGCTGGCCGCCCAACTCATTCGCCATCGCATGGAACAGCAGCAAGAGCATGTGGCCGCCCAACAAGCCGCGGCCCGGCCCTACCTGCCCCAAGAGCGTTATCAGGTCGGTGACCAGCTCAGCTTCCCCGCCCTGGGCTGGCAGGCAGGCCGCGTCAGCGCCGTGCGCCCGGCCAGGACCTTGGGCGAAGCCGTCTTTGATGTCATCACGGTGGAATTTGCCGATGGAGCCAGCCGCGAGTACGCTGCCGGGCTGGAGGAGCATGTCCTCAATCATCCGCCTGAAGTGGAAGAAGCCCCCGAGGATGTGCTGGCCGCCGCGGTCAGCGATCATGCCGCCCGCATCGCGCCCCAATTGGTGGAGGCGCTGCGCCAAAGCCCGGACTTCGTCTATATCGCCGGCCGCTGGTTCC
Proteins encoded in this region:
- a CDS encoding peptidoglycan DD-metalloendopeptidase family protein, which codes for MAIKSNFKTSLLLSLLAAALLLVTTPAFAQEEAEAEGVRYVVQPGDTLSSISVRFDVALNELIEANSLINPNSLNVGDVLVIPGIDWIEGTLVLQPLPIGEDYVSLKRRYLLSDADMARLNRFTSTSPEQIYTGFQVMLATEHGELTESARALVRPGISLLELAAASGDSPWGLVAANQLPGTWAALPGDVLFTPGRPGNGPGGLPGEVANLQMAAPGFLQGATLQLNFDAPTDLTLSGEFAGYPLRFFRYEDAWVSLQGIPLDAVGERYSLQLSGTLPDGSPFAFAQPVRVASAGYERANLTVRPELLDDQLNASELAYVAEIMSQVTPERLWERGWGWPHDLVNEITSGFGLFRTYNGGLASSYHTGVDFGGGALLAIYAPAPGRVVFAGPLDIRGNATIIDHGWGVFTGYWHQAEIYVSVGDVVEPGQVLGIVGGTGRVNGPHLHWELWVGGVPVQPLDWLARTYP
- a CDS encoding DUF2007 domain-containing protein; the protein is MPNRDPKLTRIAVMEDSILAEVLRGLLEAEEIPCMLTKEGIGHVYGLHHGYMAEVEIFVPERHEVRARQIYRDNFGKAED